A stretch of Plectropomus leopardus isolate mb chromosome 24, YSFRI_Pleo_2.0, whole genome shotgun sequence DNA encodes these proteins:
- the trak2 gene encoding trafficking kinesin-binding protein 2 isoform X2 produces the protein MPILNIHNEEVYDNFAMEAYLALEPSSYSHPGSQSLSKVLSADRVEQMAKTYNDIEVVSHLLAERDRDLELAARIGQSLLQRNHLLQERNEALEEQLAQALDQVHQLQHELSKKDELLRMVASASEESETDSSVSTPLRQPQPPGGTSAATALSQLESLQSKLQELEEENLLLRSEACQLKSDTITYEEKEQQLVSDCVKELRESNSQMVSLTDELSQKNEELLRHQEEIAQLLSQIVELQHRVKELALEKEELRIHLQASKDAQRQLTAELDELADRNAECVEMLHESQEEIKELRNKNTPSSGMRRHLSYGLYPMDSLAAEIEGTMRRELSVEEETAFQDQRVSQKRVFQTVRSINASASRPPSATPPIPGSGQSSLVMTAQPFTSTQGEEVRMGQPGSPGGNDLTRALHRLSLRRQNFLCERQFFQAEREKKLQALAAEGDGEGSGCSSPMGSVLSSFSNLSELSFSSSVFKTFLPEKLQIVKPMEGSLTLHHWQQLAKPHLATILDPHPGVVTKGFCPLAQDAVYRLSDMEEDEEDEEHRGILEKGAAERGKEEEDEEEEEGGITFKVHCSSTPEERKDRKHSVTPLPVPPPSPALPTSPGATATSSAVRSDLCLTPAHATEKSSQSSQFIPGACTAAVQSQSHICISTSTTTSSTVQNPGKCQSSTFSTYTFTTCRILHPSDITQVTQSSQSSVMANTPSSMRTGPSTPVTPCRLSLGDSFPPRRPPVPTSGLAKLVLERGISAQVSTDTPPPSPKPTSRQPLFRLLPSTPPNSPSHSPAPSPVPPESRQHQADNFLASRPAELFLQDVYGLNLGRAPHPDLPSPSQETPTFVPPPKSSRVRPDPVSVGLVERLRRLGFTKVLQGAESEAPAPRQDSTFVSASGGSLLDGLRRNQSLPAMIGARAGKSAANPPPHPTSLALPPPPWGNPRERRRHLGSVSHVPSSSTKR, from the exons ATGCCGATTTTAAACATCCATAATGAGGAAGTTTATGATAACTTCGCTATGGAAG CGTATCTTGCTTTGGAGCCCTCTTCTTATTCCCACCCCGGCTCTCAGAGCCTCTCCAAAg tcCTCAGTGCCGATCGTGTGGAGCAGATGGCCAAAACTTATAATGATATCGAAGTGGTTTCACACCTTTTGGCTGAG CGGGACAGAGACTTGGAGTTGGCAGCTCGGATCGGACAGTCACTTCTGCAGAGGAACCACCTGCTGCAGGAACGCAACGAGGCCTTAGAGGAGCAGCTAGCGCAGGCTCTGGACCAG GTTCACCAGCTGCAGCATGAGCTCAGTAAGAAGGACGAGTTGTTGCGGATGGTTGCCAGCGCGTCGGAGGAGAGCGAGACTGACTCCAGCGTGTCCACGCCGCTGCGACAGCCTCAGCCACCAGGAGGAACCAGCGCCGCCACTGCACTCAGCCAGCTGGAGTCGCTGCAGAGCAAgctgcaggagctggaggaggagaatcTGCTGCTGAGGTCTGAG GCGTGTCAATTAAAGAGCGACACCATCACCTAtgaggagaaggagcagcagctaGTGAGCGACTGTGTCAAGGAGCTCC GTGAGTCCAACAGCCAGATGGTGTCTCTGACAGACGAGCTGTCTCAGAAGAACGAGGAGCTGCTCAGACACCAGGAGGAGATCGCTCAGCTGCTTTCCCAGATAGTCGAGCTGCAACACAGAGTGAAGGAG CTGGCTCTGGAGAAAGAGGAGCTGAGAATCCACCTGCAGGCGTCTAAAGATGCTCAGAGACAGCTCACAGCAGAG CTGGACGAGTTGGCAGACAGGAACGCAGAGTGTGTCGAGATGCTTCATGAATCCCAGGAGGAGATCAAAGAGCTTCGCAATAAAAACACTCCTTCTTCCGGGATGCGAAGGCACCTTTCTTACGGCCTCTACCCCATG gaCTCACTGGCTGCGGAGATCGAGGGGACCATGAGGAGAGAGCTGAGTGTAGAGGAGGAGACCGCCTTCCAGGACCAAAG AGTGTCCCAGAAGCGAGTCTTCCAAACAGTGCGCTCCATCAACGCCTCAGCATCGCGGCCGCCCTCGGCCACCCCTCCTATCCCCGGCTCAGGACAGAGCTCTTTAGTGATGACTGCTCAGCCCTTCACATCCACTCAGGG AGAGGAGGTGCGAATGGGCCAGCCAGGCAGTCCAGGTGGAAACGACTTGACCAGAGCTCTCCATCGGCTGTCGCTGCGACGGCAGAACTTCCTGTGTGAGCGTCAGTTCTTCCAGGCTGAGCGGGAGAAGAAGCTGCAGGCTCTGGCGGCGGAGGGAGACGGGGAGGGCAGCGGCTGCAGCTCACCGATGGGCAGCGTTCTCTCTTCGTTCTCCAACCTGTCGGAGCTCTCCTTCAGCTCCAGCGTTTTCAAGACCTTCCTGCCGGAGAAGCTTCAGATCGTCAAACCTATGGAGG gCTCTCTGACGCTCCATCACTGGCAGCAGCTGGCCAAACCACACCTGGCCACCATCCTGGACCCCCACCCTGGAGTAGTGACCAAAGGTTTCTGCCCTCTGGCTCAGGATGCCGTTTACCGCCTGTCTGACatggaggaggacgaggaggatgAAGAGCACAGAGGTATCCTGGAGAAGGGGGCAGCAGAGCGGGGtaaagaagaggaggacgaggaagaagaggaaggtgGGATCACCTTCAAGGTGCACTGTTCGTCTACGCCggaggagaggaaagacagaaagcATTCGGTCACACCTCTGCCTGTCCCGCCTCCCTCCCCCGCTCTGCCCACATCACCCGGGGCAACCGCCACTTCCTCCGCGGTCAGATCAGACCTCTGTCTGACCCCAGCACACGCCACTGAGAAATCCAGCCAGTCATCTCAGTTCATTCCAGGAGCCTGTACAGCAGCGGTCCAATCACAGAGTCACATTTGCATCTcgacatcaacaacaacatcttCTACTG tTCAAAATCCAGGAAAGTGTCAGAGCTCTACCTTCTCCACCTACACCTTCACCACCTGCCGCATCCTGCACCCCAGTGACATCACACAGGTCACCCAAAG TTCTCAGTCGTCCGTCATGGCCAACACACCCAGCTCCATGAGGACCGGTCCCAGCACCCCTGTGACTCCCTGCAGACTGAGTCTGGGTGACTCCTTCCCCCCTCGACGCCCTCCCGTGCCCACCAGCGGCCTGGCCAAGCTGGTCCTGGAGAGAGGCATCTCTGCACAAGTCTCCACTGACACCCCCCCTCCATCCCCAAAACCCACATCCCGGCAGCCCCTCTTCCGCCTCCTCCCAAGCACGCCCCCTAACTCCCCCTCCCACTCACCTGCTCCCTCCCCGGTGCCCCCAGAGTCACGCCAGCACCAGGCTGACAATTTCCTAGCCTCGCGGCCAGCAGAGCTTTTTCTTCAGGACGTTTACGGGTTGAATCTGGGTCGCGCCCCACATCCCGACTTACCAAGCCCCTCACAGGAAACCCCAACCTTTGTCCCACCTCCTAAGTCGAGCCGAGTTAGGCCTGACCCAGTCAGCGTAGGCCTAGTGGAAAGACTGCGGCGGCTGGGATTCACCAAGGTGCTGCAGGGTGCAGAGTCTGAGGCTCCAGCGCCACGCCAGGATTCTACGTTTGTATCAGCCAGCGGAGGAAGCCTTTTGGACGGCCTGAGGCGCAACCAGAGCCTCCCTGCCATGATTGGTGCCCGAGCTGGAAAATCAGCCGCTaaccctcctcctcaccccacCTCTCTTGCCCTGCCGCCACCCCCTTGGGGAAACCCCAGAGAACGGCGCCGGCATCTTGGCTCCGTCTCCCACGTCCCGTCAAGTTCAACCAAACGCTGA
- the trak2 gene encoding trafficking kinesin-binding protein 2 isoform X1 encodes MFEVKPRAVEKKESSTETDDGLGSSGKHYGSLGSGSADSGSVYLSDSQDWVVSPSCSPDEAPGQHSAISPLLAEETFRYMTYLALEPSSYSHPGSQSLSKVLSADRVEQMAKTYNDIEVVSHLLAERDRDLELAARIGQSLLQRNHLLQERNEALEEQLAQALDQVHQLQHELSKKDELLRMVASASEESETDSSVSTPLRQPQPPGGTSAATALSQLESLQSKLQELEEENLLLRSEACQLKSDTITYEEKEQQLVSDCVKELRESNSQMVSLTDELSQKNEELLRHQEEIAQLLSQIVELQHRVKELALEKEELRIHLQASKDAQRQLTAELDELADRNAECVEMLHESQEEIKELRNKNTPSSGMRRHLSYGLYPMDSLAAEIEGTMRRELSVEEETAFQDQRVSQKRVFQTVRSINASASRPPSATPPIPGSGQSSLVMTAQPFTSTQGEEVRMGQPGSPGGNDLTRALHRLSLRRQNFLCERQFFQAEREKKLQALAAEGDGEGSGCSSPMGSVLSSFSNLSELSFSSSVFKTFLPEKLQIVKPMEGSLTLHHWQQLAKPHLATILDPHPGVVTKGFCPLAQDAVYRLSDMEEDEEDEEHRGILEKGAAERGKEEEDEEEEEGGITFKVHCSSTPEERKDRKHSVTPLPVPPPSPALPTSPGATATSSAVRSDLCLTPAHATEKSSQSSQFIPGACTAAVQSQSHICISTSTTTSSTVQNPGKCQSSTFSTYTFTTCRILHPSDITQVTQSSQSSVMANTPSSMRTGPSTPVTPCRLSLGDSFPPRRPPVPTSGLAKLVLERGISAQVSTDTPPPSPKPTSRQPLFRLLPSTPPNSPSHSPAPSPVPPESRQHQADNFLASRPAELFLQDVYGLNLGRAPHPDLPSPSQETPTFVPPPKSSRVRPDPVSVGLVERLRRLGFTKVLQGAESEAPAPRQDSTFVSASGGSLLDGLRRNQSLPAMIGARAGKSAANPPPHPTSLALPPPPWGNPRERRRHLGSVSHVPSSSTKR; translated from the exons ATGTTTGAAGTGAAACCCCGAGCGGTGGAGAAGAAGGAGTCGAGCACTGAGACAG ATGACGGGCTGGGCAGCAGCGGGAAGCATTATGGTTCGCTTGGCTCTGGTTCGGCTGACTCCGGCTCTGTCTACCTGTCGGACAGCCAGGACTGGGTGGTGTCCCCGAGCTGCTCTCCGGATGAAGCCCCCGGGCAGCACAGTGCCATCTCCCCCCTGCTGGCCGAGGAGACCTTCCGTTACATGA CGTATCTTGCTTTGGAGCCCTCTTCTTATTCCCACCCCGGCTCTCAGAGCCTCTCCAAAg tcCTCAGTGCCGATCGTGTGGAGCAGATGGCCAAAACTTATAATGATATCGAAGTGGTTTCACACCTTTTGGCTGAG CGGGACAGAGACTTGGAGTTGGCAGCTCGGATCGGACAGTCACTTCTGCAGAGGAACCACCTGCTGCAGGAACGCAACGAGGCCTTAGAGGAGCAGCTAGCGCAGGCTCTGGACCAG GTTCACCAGCTGCAGCATGAGCTCAGTAAGAAGGACGAGTTGTTGCGGATGGTTGCCAGCGCGTCGGAGGAGAGCGAGACTGACTCCAGCGTGTCCACGCCGCTGCGACAGCCTCAGCCACCAGGAGGAACCAGCGCCGCCACTGCACTCAGCCAGCTGGAGTCGCTGCAGAGCAAgctgcaggagctggaggaggagaatcTGCTGCTGAGGTCTGAG GCGTGTCAATTAAAGAGCGACACCATCACCTAtgaggagaaggagcagcagctaGTGAGCGACTGTGTCAAGGAGCTCC GTGAGTCCAACAGCCAGATGGTGTCTCTGACAGACGAGCTGTCTCAGAAGAACGAGGAGCTGCTCAGACACCAGGAGGAGATCGCTCAGCTGCTTTCCCAGATAGTCGAGCTGCAACACAGAGTGAAGGAG CTGGCTCTGGAGAAAGAGGAGCTGAGAATCCACCTGCAGGCGTCTAAAGATGCTCAGAGACAGCTCACAGCAGAG CTGGACGAGTTGGCAGACAGGAACGCAGAGTGTGTCGAGATGCTTCATGAATCCCAGGAGGAGATCAAAGAGCTTCGCAATAAAAACACTCCTTCTTCCGGGATGCGAAGGCACCTTTCTTACGGCCTCTACCCCATG gaCTCACTGGCTGCGGAGATCGAGGGGACCATGAGGAGAGAGCTGAGTGTAGAGGAGGAGACCGCCTTCCAGGACCAAAG AGTGTCCCAGAAGCGAGTCTTCCAAACAGTGCGCTCCATCAACGCCTCAGCATCGCGGCCGCCCTCGGCCACCCCTCCTATCCCCGGCTCAGGACAGAGCTCTTTAGTGATGACTGCTCAGCCCTTCACATCCACTCAGGG AGAGGAGGTGCGAATGGGCCAGCCAGGCAGTCCAGGTGGAAACGACTTGACCAGAGCTCTCCATCGGCTGTCGCTGCGACGGCAGAACTTCCTGTGTGAGCGTCAGTTCTTCCAGGCTGAGCGGGAGAAGAAGCTGCAGGCTCTGGCGGCGGAGGGAGACGGGGAGGGCAGCGGCTGCAGCTCACCGATGGGCAGCGTTCTCTCTTCGTTCTCCAACCTGTCGGAGCTCTCCTTCAGCTCCAGCGTTTTCAAGACCTTCCTGCCGGAGAAGCTTCAGATCGTCAAACCTATGGAGG gCTCTCTGACGCTCCATCACTGGCAGCAGCTGGCCAAACCACACCTGGCCACCATCCTGGACCCCCACCCTGGAGTAGTGACCAAAGGTTTCTGCCCTCTGGCTCAGGATGCCGTTTACCGCCTGTCTGACatggaggaggacgaggaggatgAAGAGCACAGAGGTATCCTGGAGAAGGGGGCAGCAGAGCGGGGtaaagaagaggaggacgaggaagaagaggaaggtgGGATCACCTTCAAGGTGCACTGTTCGTCTACGCCggaggagaggaaagacagaaagcATTCGGTCACACCTCTGCCTGTCCCGCCTCCCTCCCCCGCTCTGCCCACATCACCCGGGGCAACCGCCACTTCCTCCGCGGTCAGATCAGACCTCTGTCTGACCCCAGCACACGCCACTGAGAAATCCAGCCAGTCATCTCAGTTCATTCCAGGAGCCTGTACAGCAGCGGTCCAATCACAGAGTCACATTTGCATCTcgacatcaacaacaacatcttCTACTG tTCAAAATCCAGGAAAGTGTCAGAGCTCTACCTTCTCCACCTACACCTTCACCACCTGCCGCATCCTGCACCCCAGTGACATCACACAGGTCACCCAAAG TTCTCAGTCGTCCGTCATGGCCAACACACCCAGCTCCATGAGGACCGGTCCCAGCACCCCTGTGACTCCCTGCAGACTGAGTCTGGGTGACTCCTTCCCCCCTCGACGCCCTCCCGTGCCCACCAGCGGCCTGGCCAAGCTGGTCCTGGAGAGAGGCATCTCTGCACAAGTCTCCACTGACACCCCCCCTCCATCCCCAAAACCCACATCCCGGCAGCCCCTCTTCCGCCTCCTCCCAAGCACGCCCCCTAACTCCCCCTCCCACTCACCTGCTCCCTCCCCGGTGCCCCCAGAGTCACGCCAGCACCAGGCTGACAATTTCCTAGCCTCGCGGCCAGCAGAGCTTTTTCTTCAGGACGTTTACGGGTTGAATCTGGGTCGCGCCCCACATCCCGACTTACCAAGCCCCTCACAGGAAACCCCAACCTTTGTCCCACCTCCTAAGTCGAGCCGAGTTAGGCCTGACCCAGTCAGCGTAGGCCTAGTGGAAAGACTGCGGCGGCTGGGATTCACCAAGGTGCTGCAGGGTGCAGAGTCTGAGGCTCCAGCGCCACGCCAGGATTCTACGTTTGTATCAGCCAGCGGAGGAAGCCTTTTGGACGGCCTGAGGCGCAACCAGAGCCTCCCTGCCATGATTGGTGCCCGAGCTGGAAAATCAGCCGCTaaccctcctcctcaccccacCTCTCTTGCCCTGCCGCCACCCCCTTGGGGAAACCCCAGAGAACGGCGCCGGCATCTTGGCTCCGTCTCCCACGTCCCGTCAAGTTCAACCAAACGCTGA
- the trak2 gene encoding trafficking kinesin-binding protein 2 isoform X3 produces the protein MPILNIHNEEVYDNFAMEVLSADRVEQMAKTYNDIEVVSHLLAERDRDLELAARIGQSLLQRNHLLQERNEALEEQLAQALDQVHQLQHELSKKDELLRMVASASEESETDSSVSTPLRQPQPPGGTSAATALSQLESLQSKLQELEEENLLLRSEACQLKSDTITYEEKEQQLVSDCVKELRESNSQMVSLTDELSQKNEELLRHQEEIAQLLSQIVELQHRVKELALEKEELRIHLQASKDAQRQLTAELDELADRNAECVEMLHESQEEIKELRNKNTPSSGMRRHLSYGLYPMDSLAAEIEGTMRRELSVEEETAFQDQRVSQKRVFQTVRSINASASRPPSATPPIPGSGQSSLVMTAQPFTSTQGEEVRMGQPGSPGGNDLTRALHRLSLRRQNFLCERQFFQAEREKKLQALAAEGDGEGSGCSSPMGSVLSSFSNLSELSFSSSVFKTFLPEKLQIVKPMEGSLTLHHWQQLAKPHLATILDPHPGVVTKGFCPLAQDAVYRLSDMEEDEEDEEHRGILEKGAAERGKEEEDEEEEEGGITFKVHCSSTPEERKDRKHSVTPLPVPPPSPALPTSPGATATSSAVRSDLCLTPAHATEKSSQSSQFIPGACTAAVQSQSHICISTSTTTSSTVQNPGKCQSSTFSTYTFTTCRILHPSDITQVTQSSQSSVMANTPSSMRTGPSTPVTPCRLSLGDSFPPRRPPVPTSGLAKLVLERGISAQVSTDTPPPSPKPTSRQPLFRLLPSTPPNSPSHSPAPSPVPPESRQHQADNFLASRPAELFLQDVYGLNLGRAPHPDLPSPSQETPTFVPPPKSSRVRPDPVSVGLVERLRRLGFTKVLQGAESEAPAPRQDSTFVSASGGSLLDGLRRNQSLPAMIGARAGKSAANPPPHPTSLALPPPPWGNPRERRRHLGSVSHVPSSSTKR, from the exons ATGCCGATTTTAAACATCCATAATGAGGAAGTTTATGATAACTTCGCTATGGAAG tcCTCAGTGCCGATCGTGTGGAGCAGATGGCCAAAACTTATAATGATATCGAAGTGGTTTCACACCTTTTGGCTGAG CGGGACAGAGACTTGGAGTTGGCAGCTCGGATCGGACAGTCACTTCTGCAGAGGAACCACCTGCTGCAGGAACGCAACGAGGCCTTAGAGGAGCAGCTAGCGCAGGCTCTGGACCAG GTTCACCAGCTGCAGCATGAGCTCAGTAAGAAGGACGAGTTGTTGCGGATGGTTGCCAGCGCGTCGGAGGAGAGCGAGACTGACTCCAGCGTGTCCACGCCGCTGCGACAGCCTCAGCCACCAGGAGGAACCAGCGCCGCCACTGCACTCAGCCAGCTGGAGTCGCTGCAGAGCAAgctgcaggagctggaggaggagaatcTGCTGCTGAGGTCTGAG GCGTGTCAATTAAAGAGCGACACCATCACCTAtgaggagaaggagcagcagctaGTGAGCGACTGTGTCAAGGAGCTCC GTGAGTCCAACAGCCAGATGGTGTCTCTGACAGACGAGCTGTCTCAGAAGAACGAGGAGCTGCTCAGACACCAGGAGGAGATCGCTCAGCTGCTTTCCCAGATAGTCGAGCTGCAACACAGAGTGAAGGAG CTGGCTCTGGAGAAAGAGGAGCTGAGAATCCACCTGCAGGCGTCTAAAGATGCTCAGAGACAGCTCACAGCAGAG CTGGACGAGTTGGCAGACAGGAACGCAGAGTGTGTCGAGATGCTTCATGAATCCCAGGAGGAGATCAAAGAGCTTCGCAATAAAAACACTCCTTCTTCCGGGATGCGAAGGCACCTTTCTTACGGCCTCTACCCCATG gaCTCACTGGCTGCGGAGATCGAGGGGACCATGAGGAGAGAGCTGAGTGTAGAGGAGGAGACCGCCTTCCAGGACCAAAG AGTGTCCCAGAAGCGAGTCTTCCAAACAGTGCGCTCCATCAACGCCTCAGCATCGCGGCCGCCCTCGGCCACCCCTCCTATCCCCGGCTCAGGACAGAGCTCTTTAGTGATGACTGCTCAGCCCTTCACATCCACTCAGGG AGAGGAGGTGCGAATGGGCCAGCCAGGCAGTCCAGGTGGAAACGACTTGACCAGAGCTCTCCATCGGCTGTCGCTGCGACGGCAGAACTTCCTGTGTGAGCGTCAGTTCTTCCAGGCTGAGCGGGAGAAGAAGCTGCAGGCTCTGGCGGCGGAGGGAGACGGGGAGGGCAGCGGCTGCAGCTCACCGATGGGCAGCGTTCTCTCTTCGTTCTCCAACCTGTCGGAGCTCTCCTTCAGCTCCAGCGTTTTCAAGACCTTCCTGCCGGAGAAGCTTCAGATCGTCAAACCTATGGAGG gCTCTCTGACGCTCCATCACTGGCAGCAGCTGGCCAAACCACACCTGGCCACCATCCTGGACCCCCACCCTGGAGTAGTGACCAAAGGTTTCTGCCCTCTGGCTCAGGATGCCGTTTACCGCCTGTCTGACatggaggaggacgaggaggatgAAGAGCACAGAGGTATCCTGGAGAAGGGGGCAGCAGAGCGGGGtaaagaagaggaggacgaggaagaagaggaaggtgGGATCACCTTCAAGGTGCACTGTTCGTCTACGCCggaggagaggaaagacagaaagcATTCGGTCACACCTCTGCCTGTCCCGCCTCCCTCCCCCGCTCTGCCCACATCACCCGGGGCAACCGCCACTTCCTCCGCGGTCAGATCAGACCTCTGTCTGACCCCAGCACACGCCACTGAGAAATCCAGCCAGTCATCTCAGTTCATTCCAGGAGCCTGTACAGCAGCGGTCCAATCACAGAGTCACATTTGCATCTcgacatcaacaacaacatcttCTACTG tTCAAAATCCAGGAAAGTGTCAGAGCTCTACCTTCTCCACCTACACCTTCACCACCTGCCGCATCCTGCACCCCAGTGACATCACACAGGTCACCCAAAG TTCTCAGTCGTCCGTCATGGCCAACACACCCAGCTCCATGAGGACCGGTCCCAGCACCCCTGTGACTCCCTGCAGACTGAGTCTGGGTGACTCCTTCCCCCCTCGACGCCCTCCCGTGCCCACCAGCGGCCTGGCCAAGCTGGTCCTGGAGAGAGGCATCTCTGCACAAGTCTCCACTGACACCCCCCCTCCATCCCCAAAACCCACATCCCGGCAGCCCCTCTTCCGCCTCCTCCCAAGCACGCCCCCTAACTCCCCCTCCCACTCACCTGCTCCCTCCCCGGTGCCCCCAGAGTCACGCCAGCACCAGGCTGACAATTTCCTAGCCTCGCGGCCAGCAGAGCTTTTTCTTCAGGACGTTTACGGGTTGAATCTGGGTCGCGCCCCACATCCCGACTTACCAAGCCCCTCACAGGAAACCCCAACCTTTGTCCCACCTCCTAAGTCGAGCCGAGTTAGGCCTGACCCAGTCAGCGTAGGCCTAGTGGAAAGACTGCGGCGGCTGGGATTCACCAAGGTGCTGCAGGGTGCAGAGTCTGAGGCTCCAGCGCCACGCCAGGATTCTACGTTTGTATCAGCCAGCGGAGGAAGCCTTTTGGACGGCCTGAGGCGCAACCAGAGCCTCCCTGCCATGATTGGTGCCCGAGCTGGAAAATCAGCCGCTaaccctcctcctcaccccacCTCTCTTGCCCTGCCGCCACCCCCTTGGGGAAACCCCAGAGAACGGCGCCGGCATCTTGGCTCCGTCTCCCACGTCCCGTCAAGTTCAACCAAACGCTGA